One part of the Microbulbifer sp. THAF38 genome encodes these proteins:
- the znuC gene encoding zinc ABC transporter ATP-binding protein ZnuC — protein sequence MSPSPPLITADCVALQLAGRQLLRDISVELTQGEIVTLIGPNGAGKTTLLRLLLGLTKPTSGTVWRQPGLRIGYMPQRLHIDNSMPMSVQRFLQLGQPGVKAAQAQAALDRVGAGQLLQASLANLSGGEMQRVLLARAASRKPQLLVLDEPTQGVDVGGQSELYQLIATLRDELGCGVLLVSHDLHLVMAATDKVLCLNQHICCHGHPEQVSRDPAYLALFGDKVAPYTHQHNHQHKLSGDIAGECNHNHSDTESSGKNREQQ from the coding sequence CTGAGCCCTTCCCCGCCGCTAATTACTGCCGACTGCGTCGCGCTGCAACTCGCTGGCCGGCAACTACTTCGGGACATCTCCGTGGAGTTGACTCAGGGAGAGATCGTTACACTGATCGGCCCCAATGGCGCCGGTAAGACCACCCTACTGCGACTGTTATTGGGCTTGACCAAACCTACGAGTGGCACTGTCTGGCGCCAACCGGGCTTGCGAATAGGCTATATGCCGCAGCGTCTGCATATCGACAACTCCATGCCGATGTCTGTGCAGCGCTTCCTGCAACTGGGGCAACCGGGAGTAAAGGCTGCCCAAGCCCAGGCCGCACTGGATAGAGTGGGTGCCGGGCAGTTGTTACAGGCCAGCCTGGCAAATCTCTCCGGCGGAGAGATGCAAAGAGTTCTGCTCGCCCGAGCCGCCTCCCGCAAACCGCAATTACTCGTGCTGGATGAGCCCACTCAGGGCGTCGATGTGGGCGGGCAAAGCGAGCTGTACCAGTTGATTGCCACCCTGCGCGATGAGTTGGGCTGCGGGGTGTTGCTGGTATCTCACGATTTACATCTGGTAATGGCTGCCACCGATAAGGTGCTGTGTCTCAACCAGCATATCTGCTGTCACGGCCACCCGGAACAGGTGAGCAGAGATCCCGCCTACCTGGCGCTCTTTGGCGACAAAGTGGCACCCTATACCCACCAGCACAACCACCAGCACAAACTAAGTGGCGACATCGCCGGCGAGTGCAACCACAATCACTCGGATACAGAGTCGAGTGGCAAAAATAGAGAGCAACAATAA
- the polA gene encoding DNA polymerase I codes for MTKQSSPAAPLILVDGSSYLYRAFHALPPLTTSQGKPTGAVRGVISMLRRHLKEHPHSPVVVVFDAKGKTFRDEMFAEYKSHRPPMPDDLREQIQPIHDIIDAMGLPRLVVDGVEADDVIGTLALEAQRQGQEVIISTGDKDMAQLVCPGVTLVNTMSNTEMDSEGVVKKFGVGPELIIDFLALMGDKSDNIPGVPGVGEKTALALLQNLGSLENIYADLDAIAPLGFRGAKTLGKKMAEHREAAELSYKLATIKTDVEMPYHPQELHNAQPNNEALIELFTQNEFRGWLEELTSEESEEAMAEAVERDYVIVTEMAEFDTWLEQLKASEIFAFDTETTSLNYMQAKLVGVSFAVEPYRAAYVPLAHDYMGAPEQLPFDEVLAKLKPLLEDDKQKKVGQNLKYDSHILASYGIALRGIARDTMLESYVLDSTGSRHDMDSLALKYLGEHTVHFEDIAGKGAKQLTFNQIELDKAGPYAAEDADITLRLHNELSARLQRERSLQEVLDDIEMPLLPVLARMERNGAYIDAKMLSEQSAELEQKMRELEQKAYEVAGEEFNLGSTKQLGVILFEKLQIPVIKKTPKGAPSTAEAVLQELAHNHELPALIMQYRGLAKLKNTYTDKLPKMIDPSSGRVHTSYHQAVAATGRLSSSDPNLQNIPIRTEEGRRIRRAFTADPRINGGSEIIAADYSQIELRIMAHLSGDKGLVDAFAHGADIHRATAAEVFEVALDAVSDEQRRRAKAINFGLIYGMSAFGLAKQLDIPRADAQTYIDRYFERYPGVLRYMEDTRKQAAEKGYVETLFGRRLYLPEINSRNGMQRQAAERTAINAPMQGTAADIIKRAMIAVDAWLKEQKLSTKLIMQVHDELVLEVPKDEVETVAGGVQEIMQGAAKLHVPLIVDLGRGKNWDEAH; via the coding sequence ATGACTAAACAAAGCTCCCCCGCCGCCCCGCTGATCCTGGTGGATGGCTCCTCCTACCTGTATCGCGCTTTTCACGCTCTGCCACCGCTGACTACCAGCCAGGGCAAACCCACCGGCGCGGTGCGCGGTGTCATCAGCATGCTGCGCCGCCATTTGAAGGAGCATCCGCACAGCCCGGTGGTAGTGGTGTTTGATGCCAAGGGCAAAACCTTCCGCGATGAAATGTTTGCCGAGTACAAGTCCCATCGCCCGCCGATGCCCGATGACCTGCGCGAACAAATTCAGCCGATCCATGACATTATCGATGCCATGGGGCTGCCGCGTCTGGTGGTGGATGGGGTCGAAGCGGACGATGTGATCGGCACCCTGGCCCTGGAAGCCCAGCGTCAGGGCCAGGAAGTGATTATCTCCACTGGCGATAAAGATATGGCGCAGCTGGTGTGCCCTGGCGTCACTCTGGTCAATACCATGTCCAATACTGAGATGGACAGCGAGGGGGTGGTGAAAAAATTCGGCGTGGGGCCGGAGTTGATTATCGACTTCCTCGCCTTGATGGGGGACAAGTCCGACAATATTCCCGGTGTCCCGGGGGTAGGTGAAAAGACCGCTCTGGCGCTGCTGCAAAATCTGGGCAGTCTCGAGAATATCTACGCAGACCTGGATGCCATTGCGCCGCTGGGATTCCGCGGTGCCAAGACCCTCGGTAAGAAGATGGCCGAACACCGCGAGGCGGCGGAACTCTCCTATAAACTGGCCACCATTAAGACCGATGTGGAGATGCCCTATCACCCGCAGGAGCTGCATAACGCGCAGCCCAATAACGAGGCATTGATAGAGCTGTTCACTCAGAATGAATTCCGCGGCTGGCTGGAAGAACTGACCAGTGAAGAGTCCGAAGAGGCGATGGCCGAGGCCGTTGAGCGGGACTACGTCATCGTCACCGAGATGGCAGAATTCGACACTTGGCTTGAGCAGCTTAAGGCATCAGAGATCTTTGCTTTCGATACCGAGACCACCAGCCTCAACTATATGCAGGCAAAGCTGGTGGGGGTGTCTTTCGCGGTAGAGCCCTACCGCGCCGCCTATGTGCCCTTGGCTCACGATTATATGGGCGCACCCGAGCAGCTGCCCTTCGATGAGGTTCTCGCCAAGCTGAAACCTCTGCTGGAAGACGACAAGCAGAAGAAGGTTGGGCAAAACCTCAAGTACGACAGCCATATCCTGGCCAGCTACGGCATTGCGCTGCGCGGTATCGCGCGGGACACCATGCTGGAATCCTACGTATTAGACAGCACCGGCAGTCGACACGATATGGACAGCCTGGCACTTAAATACCTGGGCGAGCACACGGTACATTTCGAGGATATCGCTGGTAAAGGCGCCAAGCAGCTTACCTTCAACCAGATTGAGCTGGATAAAGCCGGCCCCTATGCCGCTGAAGATGCGGATATCACACTGCGTCTGCACAATGAGTTGAGCGCGCGCCTGCAACGGGAGCGAAGCTTGCAGGAGGTGCTGGATGACATCGAAATGCCGCTGCTGCCGGTGCTCGCGCGCATGGAGCGCAACGGTGCCTATATCGATGCGAAAATGCTCTCTGAGCAGAGTGCCGAGCTCGAGCAGAAGATGCGCGAGCTGGAGCAAAAGGCCTACGAGGTGGCCGGCGAGGAATTCAACCTGGGTTCCACCAAGCAGCTGGGAGTCATTCTGTTTGAGAAACTGCAGATTCCGGTGATCAAGAAAACCCCCAAGGGGGCGCCATCCACCGCCGAAGCGGTGCTGCAGGAACTGGCCCACAACCACGAGCTACCGGCGCTGATCATGCAGTACCGCGGCCTGGCCAAATTGAAGAATACCTACACCGATAAGCTGCCGAAAATGATCGACCCCAGCAGCGGACGGGTGCATACCTCTTATCACCAGGCGGTGGCCGCCACTGGTCGCCTGTCTTCCAGTGATCCCAACCTGCAAAACATTCCCATCCGCACCGAGGAGGGCCGCCGCATCCGCCGCGCCTTTACTGCGGACCCGCGCATTAATGGCGGTAGTGAAATTATTGCTGCGGACTATTCACAAATTGAGCTGCGCATTATGGCGCACTTGTCTGGAGATAAGGGCTTAGTGGATGCCTTCGCCCATGGCGCCGACATCCACCGCGCCACTGCTGCCGAAGTCTTTGAAGTAGCGTTGGATGCCGTCAGTGATGAGCAGCGCCGCCGCGCTAAGGCCATCAACTTCGGTCTGATTTACGGTATGTCTGCATTTGGCCTGGCCAAGCAGTTGGATATCCCGCGTGCCGATGCCCAGACCTATATCGACCGCTACTTTGAGCGCTATCCTGGTGTGTTGCGCTATATGGAGGATACCCGCAAGCAGGCGGCGGAAAAGGGCTACGTAGAAACCCTATTTGGCCGCCGCCTGTATCTGCCTGAGATCAACTCGCGCAACGGCATGCAGCGTCAAGCGGCCGAGCGCACCGCCATCAATGCGCCTATGCAGGGCACCGCCGCAGATATTATCAAGCGCGCCATGATTGCTGTGGATGCCTGGCTTAAAGAGCAGAAACTGTCGACGAAACTGATTATGCAGGTACACGATGAATTGGTGCTCGAAGTGCCCAAGGATGAAGTCGAGACGGTGGCCGGCGGCGTACAGGAGATTATGCAGGGCGCGGCCAAGCTGCATGTTCCTCTGATTGTCGATCTGGGGCGTGGCAAGAACTGGGATGAAGCGCATTGA
- a CDS encoding ribose-phosphate pyrophosphokinase, which yields MSRLKLFSLDAGADFAGRVAAALGEPLARHEERCFADGEHKVRPLDDVEGADVFLVQSLHREQYSSVDEKLLRCLFFIGALRDAGAARITAVMPYLCYGRKDRRTKLHDPLPTRYLASLLEAVGTQVVVTLDAHNLSAYENAFRCRTLHLLSEPLLLEFALGRLKTEPRPLVVLSPDEGGIKRAEKLRETLSERLGRPVSSAFVEKYRQGEKISGGTLVGEVRGAVVLIVDDLIASGATLCRAVEAAQRAGAQRILALASHGQFSGDAFADLSQLPLDAVAVTNSLPQLHLPQNFHLLDCAPLMAEAIRRLHDCGPVSELTL from the coding sequence ATGAGTAGATTGAAGCTATTCAGTTTGGATGCCGGCGCCGACTTTGCCGGTCGCGTGGCTGCGGCCCTGGGTGAACCTCTGGCCCGGCATGAGGAGCGCTGCTTTGCCGATGGTGAGCACAAGGTGCGCCCCCTGGATGATGTCGAGGGAGCGGATGTCTTCCTGGTGCAATCCCTGCACAGGGAGCAATACAGCAGTGTCGATGAAAAACTGTTGCGCTGTTTGTTTTTTATCGGCGCTTTACGCGATGCCGGTGCCGCGCGTATTACCGCGGTAATGCCCTACCTCTGTTATGGGCGCAAAGATCGACGCACCAAGTTACATGATCCTCTTCCGACCCGCTATTTGGCCAGCCTCTTGGAGGCCGTGGGTACTCAGGTGGTAGTGACCCTCGATGCCCACAACCTGTCTGCCTATGAGAATGCCTTTCGTTGCCGCACCCTGCATTTACTATCGGAGCCTTTGTTATTGGAGTTTGCGCTGGGCCGACTGAAGACGGAGCCGCGGCCCCTGGTGGTTTTGTCCCCAGATGAGGGGGGGATAAAACGCGCAGAGAAATTGCGCGAGACACTGAGTGAGCGCCTGGGGCGTCCGGTAAGTAGTGCCTTCGTGGAGAAGTACCGCCAGGGTGAGAAGATCAGTGGTGGCACCCTGGTGGGAGAGGTGCGCGGGGCGGTCGTGTTGATCGTGGATGATCTTATCGCCAGTGGCGCAACACTCTGTCGAGCGGTTGAAGCCGCGCAGCGGGCCGGAGCCCAGCGTATCCTGGCGCTGGCCAGCCACGGCCAATTTAGTGGAGATGCTTTTGCGGACTTGTCACAACTGCCCTTGGATGCTGTGGCAGTGACCAACTCTCTGCCCCAGTTACATTTGCCGCAGAACTTTCACTTGCTCGACTGTGCGCCCTTGATGGCGGAAGCGATTCGACGCCTGCACGATTGCGGCCCGGTGAGCGAGCTCACTCTTTAA
- a CDS encoding ecotin family protein, whose protein sequence is MARSLLPVLILCYALPLQAAEPLDAFPSEVEGKYRHVIELPKVVDESRFMVELVPGKNALADCNLRSFNAPLQRQVLPGWGYPYYVLADLKPAQGTSKVCGPDSESRRFIRVRGKGLILPYTSSQPLVVYLPEGVQLKYRVWRADKNLSDAQSK, encoded by the coding sequence ATGGCAAGATCTCTATTGCCCGTCCTTATCCTCTGTTATGCACTGCCGCTTCAGGCGGCCGAGCCTCTGGATGCTTTCCCGTCAGAAGTAGAAGGGAAATATCGCCATGTGATAGAGCTGCCCAAGGTGGTCGATGAGAGCCGCTTTATGGTTGAGCTGGTGCCGGGTAAAAATGCACTGGCCGACTGTAACCTTCGCAGTTTCAATGCGCCTTTACAGCGCCAGGTATTGCCGGGTTGGGGTTATCCCTATTATGTGCTGGCGGACCTGAAGCCCGCGCAGGGTACCAGTAAGGTGTGTGGGCCCGACTCTGAATCCCGCCGTTTTATCCGCGTGCGCGGCAAGGGACTGATACTGCCTTATACCAGTAGCCAGCCTCTAGTGGTGTATCTGCCAGAGGGTGTACAGCTGAAATACCGTGTGTGGCGGGCGGATAAAAATCTGTCGGACGCACAGTCCAAATAA
- a CDS encoding thiol:disulfide interchange protein DsbA/DsbL, with product MRAVLAPITMVFAVLFSLVACAKESGEFKAGQHYQVLPQAVAQKNANKIEVTEMFWYGCAHCYHFESTLDRWQEKMPSDVALVKLPAIWQPVMDVHARLFYVADAMGVLDKMHTPLFNTIYNQRQMLAIREGRDFKPDLAAIEALFNKHGADGAKAAKLMNSFAINSKVKQGVANQRAYKMTGTPEVVVAGKYRISSSLPGYKGKSNGQELMLQVADYLIAKERADRG from the coding sequence ATGAGAGCAGTGCTCGCCCCTATAACAATGGTTTTCGCTGTATTGTTCAGCCTTGTTGCCTGCGCCAAGGAAAGCGGAGAGTTTAAGGCCGGCCAACATTACCAGGTGCTGCCACAGGCGGTAGCGCAGAAAAATGCCAACAAGATCGAAGTGACCGAGATGTTCTGGTATGGCTGTGCCCACTGCTACCACTTCGAGTCGACTCTGGACCGCTGGCAAGAAAAAATGCCCAGTGATGTCGCTTTGGTGAAGCTGCCGGCAATTTGGCAGCCGGTGATGGATGTTCATGCCCGTTTGTTCTATGTGGCGGATGCCATGGGCGTTCTGGATAAAATGCACACCCCTCTGTTCAATACCATTTACAACCAGCGCCAGATGCTGGCGATTCGCGAAGGCCGTGACTTTAAACCCGACCTGGCCGCTATCGAAGCCCTGTTCAATAAGCACGGTGCCGATGGTGCCAAGGCCGCCAAACTGATGAACTCCTTCGCCATCAACAGCAAGGTTAAGCAGGGTGTGGCCAACCAGCGCGCCTATAAGATGACTGGCACTCCGGAAGTGGTTGTGGCCGGTAAATACCGTATCAGCTCCTCTCTGCCGGGTTACAAGGGCAAGAGCAACGGACAGGAATTGATGCTGCAGGTGGCGGACTACCTGATCGCTAAAGAACGCGCCGATCGAGGCTGA
- a CDS encoding metal ABC transporter substrate-binding protein codes for MYIASLRGLDERACSQSDWRREAGCDYIAVLRRQMSPMSPSSRVFSFFALLLLCLSLLACGKPQPVERTELVVSVRPLALIAREIAGDNLPVHVLIQGADPHHYAPSVSDRARLERSLLMIWLGPQMEGLLAGQVNSLSEERQLQLLGATEYEYQGANATDPHLWLRPRNAALAGALIAERLAQLQPQQAELYRSRARDFSQSMASLQKVLDRALWAYRDVPIVVTHDAYGHFFGSAGVETRALGNSSGGGHGARAMLDLSGVGRGCLFGEVPENTRDRQLAEHLGLEYAALDPLGEQLGPDARYLDLIESLLAQARGCLSEISDQADQSEQ; via the coding sequence ATGTATATAGCTTCCTTGCGAGGGCTCGACGAGAGAGCCTGCAGCCAGTCGGACTGGCGGCGCGAAGCCGGTTGTGATTATATCGCAGTTTTACGTCGCCAAATGTCTCCCATGTCCCCCTCTTCGCGTGTTTTCTCCTTTTTTGCCCTGTTGTTGCTCTGCCTTAGCCTGTTGGCCTGTGGCAAACCGCAGCCCGTCGAACGTACGGAGCTAGTGGTGAGCGTGCGCCCGCTGGCGCTGATTGCTCGGGAAATTGCCGGTGATAATCTGCCGGTGCATGTGCTTATCCAGGGGGCTGATCCCCATCATTACGCCCCCAGTGTTTCTGACCGGGCACGTCTGGAACGGTCCCTACTAATGATTTGGTTGGGGCCGCAGATGGAGGGGCTGCTGGCCGGACAGGTGAATTCTTTATCCGAAGAGAGGCAGCTGCAGTTATTGGGCGCAACCGAGTATGAGTACCAGGGGGCCAACGCTACTGATCCCCATTTATGGTTGCGCCCGCGCAACGCGGCATTGGCTGGGGCTCTGATTGCCGAGCGCCTGGCGCAGTTACAGCCGCAGCAGGCCGAGCTGTACCGCAGTCGTGCGCGAGATTTTTCTCAATCTATGGCCAGTTTGCAGAAAGTATTGGACCGGGCCCTGTGGGCATACCGCGATGTCCCCATAGTGGTGACCCATGATGCTTACGGGCATTTCTTTGGTTCCGCAGGGGTGGAAACCCGCGCTTTGGGGAACAGTAGCGGTGGCGGTCATGGCGCTCGCGCCATGTTGGACCTCAGCGGGGTGGGGCGGGGTTGCCTGTTTGGAGAAGTCCCTGAAAATACCCGCGACCGACAGCTGGCGGAGCACCTGGGGCTGGAGTATGCCGCGTTGGACCCTCTAGGCGAACAACTGGGGCCCGATGCCCGCTATCTCGATTTGATTGAGTCCTTATTGGCACAGGCGCGCGGCTGTCTCAGTGAGATATCTGATCAAGCCGATCAAAGTGAGCAGTGA
- the znuB gene encoding zinc ABC transporter permease subunit ZnuB, whose amino-acid sequence MVEFGELLHSQFLWYALGAGLLVALVSGPLGCFAVWRRMAYFGDTLAHSALLGVTLGFVLHIMPTLAVGATCCLLAILLVYLQRRQKLAVDTLLGILSHSMLALGIVTVSLFEIKVDLLSLLLGDLLAVGSQDLVLMSITAVGILALLYWLWEKLLAFTLHEELASVEGVPVERVRMALMLMLALLIAIAMKVVGVLLITALLIIPAAAARRLSHTPEQMAILASLIGCLAVVFGLLASILWDTPAGPSIVLAAAVFFLCSQLRPLQND is encoded by the coding sequence GTGGTCGAGTTCGGCGAATTACTGCACAGCCAATTTCTCTGGTATGCCCTGGGCGCCGGTCTGTTGGTGGCTCTAGTTAGCGGTCCACTAGGCTGTTTTGCCGTCTGGCGGCGCATGGCCTACTTCGGTGACACACTGGCACACTCAGCCCTGCTCGGCGTCACTCTAGGCTTTGTACTGCATATCATGCCCACCCTCGCCGTTGGTGCAACCTGCTGTTTGCTGGCGATTCTGCTGGTGTACCTGCAGCGCAGGCAGAAATTAGCCGTGGATACCTTATTGGGTATTCTCTCCCACTCGATGCTGGCACTCGGTATCGTGACAGTCAGCCTGTTCGAAATTAAGGTGGACTTACTCTCCCTGTTACTCGGCGACTTGCTCGCCGTCGGCAGCCAAGACCTGGTGCTGATGTCTATTACCGCAGTGGGCATCCTCGCCCTGCTCTATTGGCTTTGGGAAAAACTATTGGCGTTCACACTACACGAGGAGCTGGCCTCAGTAGAGGGTGTGCCGGTAGAGAGAGTTCGTATGGCGCTCATGCTGATGTTGGCCCTGCTAATTGCCATCGCCATGAAAGTGGTTGGTGTGTTGCTGATCACCGCCCTGCTGATAATTCCCGCCGCCGCCGCGCGCAGGCTCTCGCACACCCCGGAACAAATGGCTATATTGGCATCCCTGATCGGCTGCCTCGCCGTAGTATTCGGCTTGCTCGCCTCTATTTTATGGGACACCCCTGCAGGCCCATCTATTGTCCTCGCAGCCGCGGTGTTTTTTCTCTGTAGCCAGCTGCGTCCACTACAGAATGACTAG
- a CDS encoding ACT domain-containing protein: MTEEISLTNILRNMCPKLQEETYVFCQVSDARLEEVLTQSLCIFREGEGMSAILPKCLAQQYGIASSGPFRQITLQVFSGLSAVGLTATVTRELADAGIVANMVNALRHDHVFVPEESAQQALQLLRGLSNRVYYT; encoded by the coding sequence ATGACAGAAGAAATTTCTCTCACAAATATTCTGAGAAATATGTGCCCCAAATTACAAGAGGAAACTTACGTTTTTTGCCAAGTGTCGGATGCCCGGCTCGAAGAAGTCTTGACGCAAAGCCTGTGTATTTTCCGTGAAGGTGAGGGCATGAGCGCAATTTTACCCAAGTGCTTGGCGCAACAGTATGGAATTGCCTCCAGCGGGCCCTTTCGACAAATCACCCTGCAGGTCTTTTCCGGTCTCAGTGCGGTGGGTCTTACCGCAACCGTCACGAGAGAACTCGCCGATGCGGGCATAGTGGCCAATATGGTAAACGCCCTGCGTCACGACCACGTCTTTGTCCCGGAAGAGAGCGCGCAACAGGCCCTACAGCTTTTGCGCGGGCTCAGTAATCGGGTGTACTACACCTGA
- a CDS encoding c-type cytochrome, producing the protein MNSIIKNTALALGLVFGLGAVPFAMASGDAAAGKAKAAQCAACHGADGNSLSPAFPKIAGLGEKYLYKQLQDIQSKTRDIPQMIGQLDSFKDQDLQDIAAYFASQPMQLTGSTAFPVMLNSGDSVDSLILGRKLYRAGNKETGVPACMGCHSPTGQGNAPAGYPRLSGQYPEYIEAQLKAFRAGTRANDGEVRTMRTVAKQLSDAEIKAVANYIAGLTD; encoded by the coding sequence ATGAACAGCATTATCAAGAACACTGCTCTGGCACTCGGTTTGGTTTTCGGCTTGGGGGCCGTACCTTTTGCAATGGCCTCGGGCGATGCTGCTGCGGGCAAGGCTAAGGCCGCCCAGTGCGCCGCCTGCCACGGCGCTGATGGCAACAGCCTGTCGCCGGCTTTCCCAAAAATCGCCGGCCTCGGTGAAAAATACCTGTACAAGCAGCTTCAGGATATTCAGAGCAAAACCCGCGACATACCGCAGATGATCGGTCAGCTGGACAGTTTCAAAGACCAAGACCTGCAGGATATCGCCGCCTATTTCGCCTCCCAGCCAATGCAGTTGACTGGCTCTACCGCCTTCCCGGTGATGCTAAATAGCGGTGACAGTGTCGATAGCCTGATCCTGGGCCGCAAGCTCTACCGCGCTGGCAACAAGGAAACCGGCGTGCCGGCGTGCATGGGTTGTCACTCGCCCACTGGCCAGGGCAATGCCCCTGCAGGTTATCCGCGTCTTTCCGGTCAGTATCCGGAGTACATTGAAGCGCAGTTGAAAGCCTTCCGTGCGGGCACTCGTGCCAATGATGGTGAAGTCCGCACCATGCGCACCGTGGCCAAACAGCTTTCCGATGCCGAGATCAAGGCGGTTGCCAACTACATCGCTGGCCTGACCGACTAA
- a CDS encoding dienelactone hydrolase family protein: MQSKTIALAAEHKTLQASLTLPQESRALVIFAHGSGSNRASPRNIAVAKRLNDAGFATLLFDLLSEEESRADEATSEYRFDIDLSARRLVEVIDWAAQGETTRALHIGLFGASTGAAAALIAAAERPSLVGAVVSRGGRPDLAGSDLPLVKAPTLLLVGGDDKQVLELNKEALQHMVNEPRLHLIPHAGHLFEEPGAMDEVVRMTVRWFRASLL, from the coding sequence ATGCAGAGCAAAACTATTGCGTTGGCAGCGGAGCATAAAACCCTGCAGGCGTCTCTCACGCTGCCTCAAGAGTCGCGTGCACTGGTGATCTTTGCTCATGGCAGCGGCAGTAACCGCGCTAGTCCGCGCAATATTGCCGTGGCCAAACGTCTGAACGATGCGGGATTTGCCACACTGCTATTCGACCTGCTCAGCGAGGAAGAGAGCCGCGCGGACGAAGCCACCAGTGAATATCGCTTCGATATCGACCTGAGTGCCCGGCGCCTGGTGGAAGTGATCGATTGGGCGGCGCAGGGGGAAACTACCCGGGCTCTGCATATCGGCTTGTTCGGAGCCAGCACCGGGGCTGCGGCAGCGCTAATCGCCGCCGCCGAGCGACCATCTTTGGTAGGCGCGGTGGTTTCACGGGGCGGCAGACCGGATCTGGCCGGGTCGGACCTGCCTCTGGTCAAGGCGCCCACACTGCTGCTGGTGGGCGGCGATGACAAGCAGGTACTGGAGTTGAATAAAGAAGCGCTCCAGCATATGGTCAACGAGCCCCGTTTACATCTGATACCCCATGCCGGCCATTTATTTGAGGAGCCTGGAGCCATGGATGAAGTGGTGCGTATGACTGTGCGCTGGTTTCGCGCGAGCCTGCTATGA
- the yihA gene encoding ribosome biogenesis GTP-binding protein YihA/YsxC: MPINKFEAQPQKLNYRSIRFLTSAPTLAECPEDIGAEVAFAGRSNAGKSSAINALTGNNKLARTSKTPGRTQLINFFSLSEDQRLVDLPGYGYAKVARSMKDEWQRHLAEYLEQRTCLRGLVLLMDIRQPLKEFDLHMLTWAVEAGLPVHILLTKADKMKNGPANNALFAVEKALKEQELSRGVTLQTFSSLKKTGLDKLERKLNTWLAPQPEPTEPTEAEP, translated from the coding sequence ATGCCAATTAACAAATTTGAAGCCCAACCACAGAAACTGAACTATCGTTCCATACGATTTCTCACCAGCGCCCCTACTCTGGCCGAGTGTCCGGAGGACATTGGCGCAGAGGTCGCCTTTGCCGGCCGATCCAATGCCGGTAAGTCCAGCGCCATCAATGCCCTCACCGGCAACAATAAGCTGGCGCGCACCTCCAAGACCCCCGGACGCACCCAGCTGATCAACTTTTTCAGCCTGTCAGAGGACCAGCGCCTGGTGGACCTTCCGGGTTATGGCTACGCCAAGGTCGCCCGCTCCATGAAAGACGAGTGGCAGCGCCACCTGGCCGAGTATTTGGAACAACGCACCTGTCTGCGCGGACTGGTGCTGTTGATGGATATACGCCAACCCCTCAAGGAGTTCGACCTGCATATGCTCACCTGGGCGGTAGAGGCGGGCCTGCCTGTGCATATCCTGCTCACTAAAGCGGATAAGATGAAAAATGGCCCGGCCAACAACGCCCTCTTTGCCGTGGAGAAAGCCCTTAAGGAACAGGAGCTCAGTCGCGGCGTCACCCTGCAAACCTTCTCTTCACTGAAAAAAACCGGGCTCGACAAGCTGGAGCGCAAACTGAACACCTGGCTGGCGCCTCAACCAGAGCCAACCGAACCGACTGAGGCAGAGCCCTGA